The sequence AAAGAGTAATACggttacgagagcaaaataaagtaaaggACAAATTCCATGCtagcaatatgtaagaaaaagaaatggacgtgggcaggacatacaatgagaatgacagactatagatggacattaagaataacagaatgggttcccagagattaaaaaaaaaaaaaaaaaaagcaggctaaggaagagaagacgattgattgacaaaTTAAGAACATTTGCAATTATAGACTGgcctagaaaaaccataaacagacgtgataggaaggtcatgtctgaggcctttgtcctgcagtggactagtaatgcccatatatatatatatatatatatatatatatatatatatatatatatatatatatatatatatatatatatatatatatatatatatacatatatatatcatattcttccTGAATGTGGAAAGCCAAAGCTGTGCTATGCTATTCAAGGAAACCCGTGctaggtttactgtgagcgatcagcctattctagttttctttttctgaaagggtttctttccctattggagtcctatTCTTTGAGCATTCTTCTTTTACAACCAGAGTTTtagctctactactactactactactactactactactactactactactactatagcaaCAACAACTTGCTGTCCAAAAAGGGAGCAGTAGATTTGTAGACTTTTCACGGGATAGAAAGAAATTTTTGTCCTCAATTATACATACGAACAATAATTGAATATCCTGTGAGACTGTATTTTATAAGGATACAATTTACCCAATAAGTGCAAGATAGATTGTACATTATCTCTACTGACATTCCAAATGTGTGTTACTCATACTTCACTTTTAGCTGATTGAATATACTCGCGGACATGGAGAAACAGTTAGTAAGAAGAATAGAAGAGATATATTAGAATTAGAATTCCTGTCGTGCAGCGGTATTATTCAATGatgtgatgttattattattattattattattattatgtcatatAATATTGAAGGGGATAAAAATTTCAtaataccacagagagagagagagagagagagagagagagagagagagagagagagagagagagatatcttataTTTTTAGTCTTAAATGATTGAGATATTTTAACACTTGTATGCCTCCTTTTTCccttaaaatttcaaattattgAGAAAATCTCTTATAAAATCataaaagtatataatttataattacacTGAATCATTGAAACCAAATAAATCTTTTACATCTTGTAGAATTGTGAGCAAACAAAACGTGATATACGATTTCTCCCAATCAAGCAAAGGGAAGTGGACCCATTACAAGCATAGGAGATAATTGTTATACCAAAGCAAAATGTATAtcatagggttgtgatggcctattggaagcgtccctgcctggagggagcctataggtctacctgctgagtcatcagtgaaGTGTTgattaaacattaataaaaaaaaaaacatgaggaagcgATTGCAATTACAAAGCAGGATATACATTCTTGGCCAAAATTATTTGACGAGAATGGTAAattgaataacaaatataaaacatGTGGAAAATCGAGGCCCCTCTTGAAGAAGAGAAGGTTATGGAATGTTGAATAAGGGAAATATGGAAAGAATTCCGAAATCCATCAGTAGAAAGAAAATGAACTGAAGGTACGAGTCCGGTACCGACCATTGACGTGAAAAAGAGGAATGATAAGatgaacaagaggggcactcaatagagagcagATCTCCGCCAGGGCAGTTTATTTCTCGCcatttgctcgacattgaccttgacctttaaccttagcgTGTATTAATTGGCATGTGTTTTCATactctaaaatatgaaccaagtttggagtcactatgacaatgatgtccaaattttTGGCTGATTTCGTGATGTGGAAGTTTTACTcgcctgtgaccttgacctttgaccttccaaaaattaataatttccagctctttacacaagtttaaaatccctgcaagtttcattactctatgattaaaactgtggccgCACGTTGATTaccgaaatttgaccttttgcttgaccatgaccatcaactcgaccttgaccttcaaccttaatatgtattaattggcgtggattttcgtcaactcaaatatgaaccaagtttaaagtctgtgacaatgatgtccaaacttagggctgtttacgtgaattggatatattgcttgaccgtgaccttgaactttgatcttgaccttccaaaatttaataatttccagttttttacataagttcatccttgcaagtttcattactctacgattaaaattgtggctaggaaggtgttcactaacaaacacacacaaacatagggTAAAacgtaacccccttccaacttcgttggcggaggtaataaaggatGTAATTAATGCATATTCTTCCAAATTATAAGCAAGAGCAAAACTGGTAAATTAACGGATAGAAATTGTAGAATAAGAAAAGAATGATAAAGGAAAGGCCTAGCAGATGTTCCTATGATAAACCATCACATGAAATAGATAATGTTTGGTCCGACCGCAAATTACAGCTATTTTGGATAATAAAATGGTGATTATTTCTCCCACCGATAAGAAGCTTATAACTCTTTACATTACTTTTATGATCTAATTACAGGGCTCTTCTAGAATATATGTGCAAGGTCTTTCTCTGTGTACTTGTGCTCGAcctagtaaggagagagagagagagagagagagagagagagagagagagagagagagagagagagagagagagaggtgggtgggtgggtgggtgtggaaAGAGAGAATAAATAGGGTAGGCATggaaatttatataaatgataaatcaaATTCAGCAAAAGAGGAAGAAAACATTCTTCAAAGAGATATTATAATAATTGATTCGTCCAGAGCTGAATAATTGCCATAACCGTTGATAAGCTTTTTATTCATACTCTTTATCTATAATTGTCAACCAGACGTTAGTGCATTTGTGAAgtacaaataaaaagatataaaaaattagaAGTCTCgttaaatatataaacttttaaattaTCTTTGGCAGAACTTATTTGATGTTTAAAGTAGTTGAACTTCTTCTGTGTTTAAGTTTGCTGAAATCGTTTAGTGTTCTACTTTGCAGAATTCATTAGCAGTTAAAGTTTGCAGATCCATGTACAGTCTTCTTGCTGGCAGCGCATTCTCCTTTACTGTAGTATCCAATCCTTATGTTATATCCATCGGTCGACAGTCTTTGtggtcttaaaggtttaaaggccgctcatgaatggtagaggcaagagactgtgacattgccctatcaagcaggacaatgccctagagactgaccatatatacatatgatcagcgcccaagcaccctctccacccaagctaagaccaaggagggccaggcaatggctgctgatgactcagaagatagacctataggctccctataacccccgtccttagctcacaaagatggtgagattgcagcaaccaaaaaaactaacgagtttgagcgggacttgaaccccagttagGCGTTCACCAGTCctagatgttaccacatcggccaccacaaccctataatgAAACTTTTTTCCCTATATGATAAACACAACCTCGAGACAAGTAATTAATAAGATTATTCCTGTCACCGATTAGTGTAATCTACTTTTGAAAGTCGTGATCTCAATCAATTTCAAATGGAGAAAAGCAATTTCCATTGATTCTCAATTATTTTATAGATGAGCGCAACCAACAGGTCTGGTAGATAGACTGCGAATGTGCCAATGATACTGACTCCTCTGAATTTCATTGACGAAATTTCTGGTGACTGAGTTTACTATTCACCACTTTTACGattacatggtaatttatttattcGATACTCTCTAATAAAATTTGATGGAAATTTTGAGGCGGCCAAAGTTTATTACAGTGAAATGTTCAGATATagaaattaaatcatatatatatatatatatatatatatatatatatatatatatatatatatatatatatatatatatatatatatatataatcctatgctTTATTCTCAAACATCTTCCGTTCTTAGGTACAAAAATGACTAGATTTAATTTCTGTTGGTCAGTGTGTTATTTTCTCTTCGCCTTTACAATTAATTCTTAACCCAAGACACCAGAAACCTCTTTCTGTAGGTTTTGTCTTAACTCTACATATTAGAGTCCAGATAAAAAATTAGTATCTTAAACCGCGAGAAGTAATGTCTTGACACCTGTAGAATTATTAAGCTTAATCAAAGCAAATAAGCCCCTTCAATACCAGATAATTAGAGCTGCAGGATTTCAAAGTCGGTATCTTTAATACCTGATAATAATTTCTTCTTCACCCTTGAAATTAGGCTCTCCAATTCCTCAATATTGGCCTCTGAGCTTTGGGAGACTGATCTCTCAGTTAGCTGGTTCAACCCGGGACGATTACtacccacatcatcatcatcatatcctacacctgtttacgcaaagggcctatgttagatttcaccagtcgtctctgtcatgagctttcaaatcaatacttctccatccatcatctcttacttcacgattcatagtattcaaccatgtaagcctaggtcttccaacttttctagtgctttgtggagctcagttaaaagtttggcgaactaatctctcttggggagtacgaagacgatgcccaaactatctccatccacccctcaccataatctcatccacatatggtaatcgagtaatctcttatagtatcAGCTTTATTTCTAGtcatgtcctgctattcaactcccaatatttcttAGGGCTttcttctgaaatctacaaaacctgttgaatattgtttcattagtCATACCATTACCTATGCTCATACTGTAacgcagatctcactaaactgatacatagcctgatttgtatatgtaatttaaggtgattttagttccaaatttcacttaacctaaacATTGTCAGatatgttttttcaatctttcattaaactctaatttcaaagaccctgcattagatatcataagtttctaaatgtttaaattatttgacctcattaatcccttctcctttcaatgatatttcatcattcattgcatattccgttttcatcatctgtgtctttcttctattcatcgtgagcccaacttcctgtgattctttatgcattctagtaagcaagaattgaaaatcctgtgatgttctgctaataaggacagcatcatcagcatacttaagtcagctaatttcctattaccaatccattccaatccttcaccactatccccaactgttctatgaaatacaaaatccatgaggaagataaacaacataggtgacaacacatttgctTTGAGTATTCCACTGCTCACcgcaaaattcatttgataggactctagtAACATTAACTTTGTTCTTTCCGTGCAAGCAATCCATTAGGAGGTGACTGTGAGGTGAGTTGCATactactaactttatttggacagaaCATGAGTATTTATAGAACCTGTTCCACCCAAGAACGGTTCAAAAATTCAAAAGCAACGATGCAAGAAAATAGAGGAATACACAGGTTATCAGTATAAGGGTAAAGCGATaaggacaatatacaaaaaacagaaatactgttgtATTGTACAAGTGTTTGTAATACACATGTGGTACATGGCTCtctccctaaaaaagacatacatgtgaaatggggtgccctGCTCGTGAGAGGCTTACTATAGTAGTCATCTTTCAGGAGATATGCAGGTATTaggcgatcaatgaagacccagtcttctttgccacgcatgttgaggaggaatgctttccgCATACGACGGAAAATGTGTGTTGCTGAGTGCAGAACTGTTGGCATGTGTTATtagatgggggcttgtaagtttggcggcatggagtGATTTTTCTCACAACGTGATGAAGGCACTGAAGATTGTTGGAGGAAGTTGCAAACTGGAAAGATTCAGCATGGACGACCAATGGAtcatcatacaccatttcagctaccaaggCTTCTTGGGCATCTTtgggagtgatccttagtcccaggaggacccagggatgctGGGTAAACCAGTTTGAGTTTTTGCactgggacatcaaaactgctttgaaggtgcagtgaaaacgtttaaccataccAAACAAAGCAAGGCTattctccactctcgacctcttgatgggatattatcaagtgcccatgaatcGAGAGGTCATCCCCAAGACTGCAATCACCAACCCCTTCAGGACTTACTGTTAGCAGCAGGGTTTTATGTAGTTGTCTGataagggtgatacccaggagatttgctaaggaTGTCCACAATATAGAGGTAAAACTGATAGccctgtctgaagtaatatgcttggagataccaaatctcactatccatcctgagagtaaggcagatgtacatgaggcggactttgcagtttccatgggagtggcttcaggccaacgagtggagcggtcaatgacggtaaacaggtaaacaggttgaggaaaggtgtccattcctgaatccatgtgtcagtGTAGTTTTcaagtttagcatgaagtacatgtgtggacccaatccttagcatccttagtaatccatgccaaatgaacttagtcttcaaTAGCTGTGCATTAGAATGCTGTGAGGGATGGGAAAAGCCATtattgaaatcaaatacctgtcagcgcatgggagaagGTACCTACGGTCTAGGTCTATCAGTACTGATGTCGCAGAGGAGGGTGaagttggagtcgtcgagagggacgtcctcctaacggagggatatgcaggatatcCTTCgtgcttggtactctgaatcttttcgttgggcttttgccaaggcgttgtaattcaatcccaggggaatggcggtgaatGTGTTTCGTGACAGGGTATCAGCAACGGAATTTATTTTTCCAGGGACGTGCAGAAGGGAACAATTATATTCGGCCACGTTGGAGAGGCGTCAGACtgacgagtgaaggcgtgcactacagggatgtggtctgtgtgaatgggGAAGGGTGTACCATCCAAGTTGgggcgaaaatgacggacagccaagtgcaccatcaGCAATTCACAGTcaaaaggtagagtagctggattctgccttggacagttttctactgaaggagGCCAATGGGCGGTGTGAGCTGTTAACCTtctgctcgaggactgccccaatagcaacgttgctggccaatagcaacgttgctggcatcgTTGGAGAGTAGGAGAGGTGAAAAGTGAAAGcaacagtggttgatagggcattctttgcgttgcagaaggctgcttcttaaggaggaccccacttcaggtctattggcttgcccttgatggaggcgtagaggggagcaagaatggcggtgAGGGCTGGCAGGAagctgtgataatagttgatcatacccaagaattcttgcagtactttgattGTCGAGAGCGTGGGgatgttctgaacggctgctacctgctAAGGGAGAGGGgtagactccttcaagagtgatgcagtgccctaagaacaatacttcatagGTACCAAAGGGACACTTGTCATACCGAACTACAAGGCTGTCCTGTTGTAGGTAGTTGAGCACAATccgtagatgacggaggtgttcctctttggaggaaaagaactcAAGTacgtcatccacgtaacatacacaagaGTCgtggaaaagtggccccagtattattaaagccaaagcaggagtaattgaaggtgtatctactgaagggggtggtgatgtcagtcttgggaatgtcttctgggttcatgggcacttgataagaccccttcaggaggtcaagttgGGAGAAAACCTTCACGTTGTGCAAGTAGGATCTctcgtcagcgatgtttgggaaggcatagtgatctggttctgtctgcatgttcaggcacctgtaatactCATACaggacgcagagagccatctttcttcaggaggatgtgtaagggtgatgaccatggacttgaggccttttggcaaaaacctatttcttccatttcggcaaaggtttgtttagcagctgccaaacaatccTGGGTCAGATGCCTGAaatggcaaacactgggggcccttGCATCTTGATATGAAATACTGTTGTTTCCTGGGAATCGTGAATTTTTCACTAAGTTCTGAATGGAAAACTTTTTGGTACAATGTGAGAAGTTGGGATACGCATCcatggatgcgctgatgtggaaagcaagATCAAAGGGGGCGTGTTGGAGAAGCATAGAGGAGTACGAATCCATGTTGACTACCCatcggtgagctacatcgaccaggaggtggaagtgtgagaggaaaACCTCACAAAGGATTGACaaagtgacatcagcaacgagaagcttccaagtatatttggcacttccaatcAGTAATATGAGGGTTTCAAAACCGTTGGTGGTTGTCGTAGATCTGTTGGCAGTTACCAAGTGGATGTCGGCGGTCTTAGATAGACTACATAGTGTTCTTGGCAGAAaagaatggcaagcacctgtgtcaACCAAAAATTGTACGCCcatacctgcgtcatgtaaaaagaaatgattagtgacaggggaggctactgctgcaagcaatggcctacttacagatTTTTTTGGCCACTGAGAACCATTCGCACATTTTTTAGCTGCAGctccaaatttggagtggtagtagtataactgcgGCCGattggtgtcagtaagtggctggaaagGTTGTTGGTTGGGACATAAACAAGGggaggtatatgtgggtggtggtcgACTTTATCGACGCTCCGGCACATCAccgggtgggcatctgtgtcctactgcattcacatcagctttggtcaatgttgaataatTGTCCACTTTGTCCAGGgttgaggcattgatggaggtctggaaggtggtgaagtggctgtccataatggcatcAACTATGGGCATCGGTTCCTTCAAGGTCAGAAGatcaacatcggggatggcagcatgtacaggtttgggtaggtaccgtacccaaagggcacgaattggattcacttcacaaggagagctaTCTGCAGCAGGTTGTAGGCCAGCgaaactggtcatttccctgaggggggcacgaagccttttggtccccgaACGGTTGTTCAGAGAGCTGGAAAACTTTGGATGTGCTTgtggctggtgatggcgagtactgctccaggagttaTGATTTGAAGTCTTTGTACGTTATGGGGGTGttccaatcggagatttctgggaaagtgtaccATGGGATTGCCGCAATGACCATAATCTGCCTTGATGCTTGACCGAGTCACACCATTGATGCAAACCAGACTTCAGAACTCTGGAATCAGGcggtagtttcattgaggcggcaTATGCCGAAGAGGCAGGATCGATGGCCGGCATCTTAAAACAgtaaggcacagcagtgagggggagcCGGGAGAGAGCGGTTACTCCGTCGATCACCAATGTACAAGCAGCTGTTAGGAGGGGAATGAGAGACAGTAGAAGGCAACTAACTtgatttggacggagcatgagtatatatacaaccttccagtcgagaacagcataaaaattcaaacagaatGATGCAAGAAAATACAGGTATAAACAGGTTATCAATGCGAGGGGATAGCATTAATGAcagtatacaaaaaacagaaataccgacacagtgtacgagcgtgtgtgatatacGCGCAGTACATTGCTGTACACgtgaactgacttaatcaaatttacagatATAAGAGGGCCTCCTTAATAAcccagaactctccacaaaattgactgatgcacactatcaatggctttttcatagaGCAGAAATACtatctaaagtggatttctatattcaacacattgctctacaacatgtcttaaaatagatattttagtacaacttctaccctttccaaatcctgcttgttcatctctcggctttatATCAATCTTTCCCTctactctctttagaataagcatactatatattttcatgacaactgacttagTGTGatgctctgtaattattacaatcagtcagttctcctttttttctatttttgccaaCTAaccctcctaactcccattcaggagattttgcctcttcacgccacattctacaaaacaatcttgtaagtattctggagatcccttcatgtttggccaatatcCTCTCAGCAGTTGTTCCATCGTATTCCCACAATCTCTGCGAATTAGTCCCTCCAGCATTCGAAACCATCTTTTGCAAAACTTTACTTAAGAAAGACTATCGGAAACCTATTCATCGTCCCTCGCAAGGTCCATCTAAttcacattttttctttattttttctgatCTTTGACTCTGTGACTACCCGGTAAATGTATAGCAGCGTTCTGCGCGCCATGAATAAAAATTAGAAAGTCCTTGCAATTTGGTAATGGGATTTTAAACtccgtgtttctttttttttcttcatcgaaTGGTTTTCATTAGTTCTAATTACGACTCCACCACGCGTATCCTCTCGCTCTCTCCAGTTCAAAGAAAGTTTTGAAATGGGCTTTGGCTTATTTTATCCCGCTGATAGATAACTCTCTCTGATCATCGAACGTTTCTGACTCGTTTACTGGGAAATTAGGGAGGGGAATGGATAAAAAAAGGGCCCATTAATTCattgcaatttttttctgttttcgagCTCTACTTTAAGTCAGAGCCCCGTTATAAGGAATCACTGACTTACAGTAGGTtcgtactctatagaccttggtagtTCCATTCCTCGGTTGAGAACGTAGGTGTGGCTGCAGTACCCCTCCGTCAAGTCCCCACTCGCCCTCCCCCTCCCAATGAAGGG comes from Palaemon carinicauda isolate YSFRI2023 chromosome 3, ASM3689809v2, whole genome shotgun sequence and encodes:
- the LOC137635907 gene encoding uncharacterized protein, whose amino-acid sequence is MGVQFLVDTGACHSFLPRTLCSLSKTADIHLVTANRSTTTTNGFETLILLIGSAKYTWKLLVADVTLSILCEVFLSHFHLLVDVAHRWVVNMDSYSSMLLQHAPFDLAFHISASMDAYPNFSHCTKKFSIQNLVKNSRFPGNNSISYQDARAPSVCHFRHLTQDCLAAAKQTFAEMEEIGFCQKASSPWSSPLHILLKKDGSLRPV